In a genomic window of Rhopalosiphum maidis isolate BTI-1 chromosome 4, ASM367621v3, whole genome shotgun sequence:
- the LOC113552057 gene encoding uncharacterized protein LOC113552057, with protein MMLSSETVNAERQREHTNEDGGGDNSYEFEEKILRAWLEKYIEKYNKNIQPSTGSTNIQRIAKKSRTSTFKMPMLDHEHITALSMYPFLINPLYQPSIYSSYIPLLYDATTHLIPIGQVPYQKEEYHHRFFGPLHTQFPIGYTNVQGIMSSTLINNDHEVKETVNVLNSIPPGNQEVIKKYDNESHTQEQILNQSQDYIDHTSPQGLNPEELIKNYQKKVDKNEQQNSKSDRKLLDQTIVDDLLSTVTADQNQMSESYEIQDLQPMTTTIESNNTSMTLNTINLTEIYQTSTISSLNISNKTSKSKIYSKSASQLSLSSDQLVKHINLPNHSTTQESTLLSNTKQLETTVKTFSSTTDDENQEITLTSEERSRQNKPQKAHHYSNHQLTADILKGPTINIEEISTEMAITRQDSKLVNKFPTPPLITTTTLFSTPLCENNDCKITSPTHYHSIPFNDKEKNNASSDQELKKYINGQDNIMNLNSSPRRPSAISIFTSKTSTLSYPKTYPAIILTSSQPHPKYFSSTQSPYAEYITDKNNKIQPTSLRYTSLLPTIFQPLNINNIITTSVLEETKTEQTPSITMNSNKCTNSITQNSNALRHHDDSTRPTSTSKIIIAPRDFFNTESLMKTIQNNLTSDINMYSNSYQSPKIPTATKKSNTHKDDNINNYLSITTEETKRSSFKPTVMPIKQYNSAQKKVPLITDSDDSKFRKSTYNQETLNSPRSTEDSELWYNHMYPQNPLKKEPNEEQIHFLLKKIIKLLKPEIEKQTLTKESVARLVPPRLGDPEKFVYIIYPWVIDAAKNMENEERTRINANLNTTSDKL; from the exons ATGATGCTGTCGTCGGAGACAGTCAACGCGGAACGACAACGGGAACATACGAACGAGGACGGCGGTGGCGACAACTCTTACG aatttGAAGAAAAGATACTCCGGGCTtggttagaaaaatatattgaaaaatacaacaaaaatattcagcCATCCACTGGGTCAACAAACATACAGCGCATTGCAAAAAAGAGTCGGACGAGCACTTTTAAAATGCCTATGCTAGACCATGAACATATCACGGCCCTATCAATGTATCCGTTCCTCATCAACCCACTTTATCAACCATCCATTTACTCGAGTTATATTCCATTACTCTATGATGCAACAACTCATCTAATTCCCATTGGACAAGTACCATATCAAAAAGAAGAATACCACCATCGTTTTTTTGGACCTTTACATACCCAATTCCCAATCGGGTATACAAACGTACAAGGAATTATGAGCTCGAcgctaataaataatgaccATGAAGTTAAAGAAACGGTAAATGTGCTAAATTCCATTCCCCCGGGCAACCAAGAAGTGATCAAAAAATATGACAACGAATCACATACACaggaacaaatattaaaccaaAGTCAAGATTATATTGATCACACATCACCGCAAGGACTTAACCCAGAAgaactgataaaaaattatcaaaaaaaagttGACAAAAACGAacaacaaaattcaaaaagcGATCGAAAACTACTTGACCAGACTATTGTAGATGATCTTCTAAGCACAGTAACTGCAGATCAGAATCAAATGAGTGAATCTTACGAAATTCAAGACCTACAACCGATGACTACTACTATTGAGTCTAATAACACATCCATgacattaaatacaattaacttAACAGAAATATATCAAACTTCTACTATTTCATCGTTGAATATATCGAACAAAACaagtaaatcaaaaatatatagcaaGTCGGCCTCACAGCTTTCATTGAGTTCCGATCAACTAGTAAAGCATATTAATTTACCAAATCATTCCACAACACAAGAGTCGACATTATTGTCGAATACAAAACAACTAGAAACTACggttaaaacattttcatcaACTACTGATGACGAAAATCAGGAGATTACACTAACCTCTGAAGAAAGGAGCCGACAAAATAAACCACAAAAAGCTCATCATTATTCGAACCACCAACTCACGGCTGATATTTTAAAAGGGCCAACAATTAACATCGAAGAAATATCAACAGAAATGGCCATAACAAGACAAGACTCTAaacttgtaaataaatttcctACGCCTCCGTTGATAACTACGACTACTCTATTCTCAACTCCATTATGTGAAAATAACGATTGCAAAATAACTTCACCTACACATTATCACTCAATTCCCTTTaatgataaagaaaaaaataatgcatcaTCTGAtcaggaattaaaaaaatatattaatggacAGGAtaacattatgaatttaaatagttcGCCAAGACGTCCGTCAGCAATATCCATTTTTACTTCAAAAACTTCCACATTGTCATACCCAAAAACATATCCTGCTATCATATTAACATCATCACAGCCGCATCCCAAGTATTTTTCTTCGACTCAATCGCCATATGCAGAATATAttactgataaaaataataaaattcaaccaACAAGTTTACGCTACACTTCATTATTACCCACAATCTTTCAaccactaaatattaataatattatcacaactTCAGTATTAGAAGAAACTAAAACAGAACAAACCCCATCGATCACAATGAATTCCAATAAGTGTACAAATAGTATTACACAGAACTCAAATGCCCTTAGACACCATGACGATTCAACTAGACCTACTTCAACatcgaaaattattattgcaccACGTGATTTTTTTAACACCGAGTCACTCATGAAGACtatccaaaataatttaacgtctgatataaatatgtattcaaatagTTACCAAAGCCCAAAAATCCCAACCGcaactaaaaaatcaaatacacacaaagacgataatattaataattacttatcgATCACAACAGAAGAAACAAAAAGAAGCTCATTTAAACCAACAGTGATgccaataaaacaatataactcTGCTCAAAAAAAAGTACCACTTATTACTGATTCCGATGATTCGAAGTTTAGAAAATCAACGTACAATCAAGAAACATTAAACTCTCCACGATCTACCGAAGATTCTGAACTCTGGTACAATCACATGTATCCCCAAAATCCACTTAAAAAAGAGCCTAATGAAGAACAAAttcattttctattaaaaaaaattataaaattactcaaACCTGAAATCGAAAAACAGACTCTGACTAAAGAAAGTGTAGCGAGACTTGTACCACCAAGACTTGGAGACCCAGAAaagtttgtatacattatatatccgTGGGTTATTGACGCGGctaaaaatatggaaaatgaAGAACGAACAAGAATTaatgcaaatttaaatacaacttcTGACAAGCtataa